A region from the uncultured Macellibacteroides sp. genome encodes:
- a CDS encoding TonB-dependent receptor, whose protein sequence is MKTRFSFLIFLFVSLFQPAVLSAQTYTVKGIVADDKGAPLISVNVYIQETLEGTSSGEDGSFSFQTSSKGEVTLCAQMLGYNPATFKGKASVMGNVRLVLTPQNVALQEVFVTAGSYRLQGSSKWKEMSPVSIATTAGAVGDIYNGIAMLPGVQAAGESGKLMVRGGDSRESQTYIDEMHVLSPYTYTPANSAARGRYSPFLFEGINFSSGGFTSDYAQSLSSVLPLTTKDESPVTKIGVNLLTVGLGGGGTKAWKNSSLSFNGDYQNIGPYNEFFPDSYSWINPYQRISGESQFRKTFANKGIWKTYVAYDRTTFAQQTLESFNPISRTMDFEEDNLYLNSTFRKTLGRNYKFFSGIAISSNKKRIDGARLPLDALNETESEVHLKIRTEKRYSNLYKLTAGVESMLRRDTLSYLAPSTNIAGGEISHGINSLFLLNDFNLSSNLQGNVSARMEQTTLNDGWRLLPRASLTYKMRDFYLSAIAGLYQQLPENNFLLRNPTLSAERCWQYIAGAYHEAKGKTYRLEAYYKKYNGLATNLNNKYASDGYGSSKGIDLFLNDREVLKNLEYMLAYSYNDSRRKYGDYPVEAMPQYASKHNLSLAFKYWFSGIRSTIGITNRYASGRPYHNPNEEGFMQHTTSAYNSLDFSISFLLSKKIIIHSSASNILGRNNVYNYTYSSSRGGDGAFASSPVNASRNSFFMIGIFITLSGNTAYDVSNF, encoded by the coding sequence ATGAAAACACGTTTTAGCTTTCTCATCTTTCTTTTTGTTTCCTTATTTCAACCAGCGGTTTTGTCTGCCCAGACATACACTGTAAAAGGAATAGTTGCCGATGACAAAGGCGCTCCTCTGATCAGCGTAAATGTCTATATTCAAGAAACGCTTGAAGGGACCAGCAGCGGTGAGGACGGATCATTTAGCTTTCAGACTTCTTCCAAAGGAGAGGTAACGCTGTGCGCACAGATGTTAGGCTACAATCCTGCCACTTTTAAAGGAAAAGCATCTGTAATGGGAAATGTCCGGTTGGTGCTTACTCCTCAAAATGTTGCCTTGCAGGAAGTATTTGTAACTGCCGGCAGTTACCGTTTGCAGGGAAGCTCCAAATGGAAGGAGATGTCGCCGGTCAGCATTGCAACTACAGCCGGAGCGGTTGGCGATATATATAACGGAATAGCCATGTTGCCAGGCGTACAAGCCGCCGGGGAAAGCGGCAAACTAATGGTACGTGGCGGAGACAGCCGCGAGTCGCAGACATATATTGACGAGATGCATGTACTATCTCCCTACACCTATACACCCGCCAATTCGGCCGCACGGGGCAGATACTCTCCATTCTTATTCGAAGGAATTAACTTTTCGTCGGGAGGGTTTACTTCCGATTATGCCCAAAGTCTTTCCAGCGTGCTTCCCCTGACCACAAAAGACGAAAGTCCGGTTACCAAGATTGGAGTCAATCTTTTAACTGTTGGTTTGGGAGGAGGAGGAACCAAAGCATGGAAAAACTCGTCGCTCTCTTTTAACGGCGATTACCAAAACATCGGACCGTACAATGAATTCTTCCCAGACAGTTACTCCTGGATAAACCCATACCAGCGAATTTCGGGAGAGAGCCAGTTTCGAAAAACATTTGCGAACAAGGGCATCTGGAAAACTTATGTGGCTTACGACCGCACCACTTTTGCTCAGCAGACATTGGAATCGTTTAATCCTATAAGCCGTACAATGGATTTCGAAGAAGACAACCTGTACCTGAACAGCACTTTCAGAAAGACACTGGGGCGAAATTACAAATTCTTTTCCGGCATTGCCATTTCCTCAAACAAGAAGCGAATAGACGGAGCCCGCCTTCCTTTGGATGCCTTAAATGAAACGGAAAGCGAAGTCCATCTGAAGATAAGAACTGAAAAACGTTACAGCAACCTATACAAGCTTACTGCAGGAGTCGAAAGTATGCTGCGCAGAGATACGCTTTCGTACTTAGCTCCTTCAACGAACATTGCAGGAGGAGAGATCAGTCATGGAATAAATTCACTCTTTCTTCTGAACGACTTCAACCTGTCTTCCAATTTGCAAGGCAATGTTTCTGCCCGGATGGAGCAGACAACATTGAACGACGGATGGCGATTGCTTCCCCGCGCTTCCCTGACTTATAAGATGAGGGACTTTTATCTGTCGGCCATAGCCGGATTATACCAACAACTTCCCGAAAACAATTTTCTGCTCCGCAATCCAACCCTTTCTGCCGAACGTTGTTGGCAATATATAGCCGGAGCCTATCACGAAGCAAAAGGCAAAACCTATCGTTTGGAGGCATACTATAAGAAATATAACGGACTGGCAACAAATCTGAATAATAAGTACGCATCCGATGGATACGGTTCTTCCAAGGGCATTGATCTGTTTTTGAATGACCGTGAAGTTTTAAAGAATCTGGAGTATATGCTGGCTTATTCCTATAATGATTCCCGTCGAAAATACGGAGACTATCCGGTTGAAGCCATGCCGCAATATGCAAGTAAACACAACCTATCTCTTGCATTCAAATACTGGTTCTCGGGTATTCGCTCAACAATTGGAATAACCAACCGCTACGCCAGCGGCAGGCCTTATCATAATCCGAATGAAGAGGGTTTTATGCAACACACAACCTCTGCTTACAATAGTCTGGATTTTAGCATTAGCTTTCTGCTAAGTAAAAAAATTATTATACACTCTTCGGCATCCAATATACTGGGACGGAATAATGTTTATAATTATACCTATTCCTCTTCACGAGGAGGAGACGGCGCCTTTGCAAGCAGTCCGGTCAACGCTTCACGCAACAGCTTCTTTATGATCGGCATCTTTATCACCCTCAGTGGCAACACAGCCTATGATGTTTCAAACTTTTAA
- a CDS encoding ectonucleotide pyrophosphatase/phosphodiesterase has translation MNKNILFSLIALLFTISFSSCRSTKQERYVVVLSMDGFRDDYPGRGHTPTLDSLARVGVRASFVPCFPSVTFPNHYSMATGLHPNNHGLVNNSFYDSTMDKMYRIKDRDAVSDPSFYGGEPIWHTAERQGIKAATYFWVGSEAPVGGSHNSIWKIFDSKVPYNDRADSVVAWLSLPKEQRPHLVMWYIEEPDAIGHDATPDSSAVIDKVEELDAVLTRFFSKVNKLDIAPKIDFIVTSDHGMATFTPDKYVNLGDYLPRDSFKFVFDGVPTVLYPKPGYTDTAYEILKKVPNITVWKKDEVPARYHYGSNPRIGDLIVLPDVGCMVQFREKGKPWLGGAHGYDNFDPTMQAIFYASGPSFKKNVTHPSLPNISLYPLICRLLKIKPAPNDADSVNLDGLLKK, from the coding sequence ATGAATAAGAATATTCTTTTTTCACTTATAGCTCTGCTGTTTACCATCAGTTTTTCTTCCTGCCGTTCCACAAAACAGGAGCGCTATGTGGTGGTTTTGTCTATGGATGGATTTCGGGATGACTATCCCGGAAGAGGGCATACTCCGACGCTTGATTCTCTTGCCAGGGTGGGGGTAAGAGCTTCGTTTGTTCCTTGTTTTCCGAGTGTAACCTTTCCAAACCATTATAGTATGGCTACCGGTTTGCATCCCAATAATCATGGATTGGTAAACAACTCGTTTTATGATAGTACAATGGATAAAATGTACCGAATAAAAGACCGGGATGCAGTCTCTGATCCTTCTTTCTACGGAGGCGAACCTATTTGGCACACAGCCGAACGACAAGGCATTAAGGCTGCGACCTATTTCTGGGTTGGTTCGGAAGCTCCTGTAGGCGGAAGTCACAATTCTATATGGAAGATATTTGATAGCAAAGTCCCCTATAATGATAGGGCTGATTCGGTGGTTGCCTGGCTTTCGTTGCCAAAAGAACAACGACCTCATCTGGTGATGTGGTACATTGAAGAACCTGATGCCATTGGTCATGATGCGACTCCAGATTCCTCTGCGGTAATTGACAAAGTGGAAGAGCTCGACGCAGTTCTGACCCGCTTCTTTTCCAAGGTTAATAAGCTTGATATCGCCCCCAAAATTGATTTTATCGTGACATCCGACCACGGGATGGCCACCTTTACCCCTGATAAGTATGTAAATCTGGGGGATTATCTTCCCAGGGATAGTTTTAAGTTTGTTTTCGACGGAGTGCCTACGGTTCTTTATCCAAAACCCGGATACACGGATACCGCCTACGAGATTCTGAAAAAGGTTCCGAACATCACCGTATGGAAAAAAGATGAGGTACCGGCTCGCTACCACTATGGCTCTAACCCCCGTATAGGAGATTTAATTGTATTGCCGGATGTGGGATGCATGGTTCAATTCCGTGAAAAGGGCAAGCCGTGGCTAGGTGGAGCTCATGGGTATGATAACTTTGATCCTACGATGCAAGCCATTTTTTATGCTTCTGGACCATCTTTTAAAAAGAATGTAACGCATCCTTCGCTTCCCAATATAAGTCTCTATCCGCTCATCTGCCGGTTGTTGAAAATAAAACCGGCTCCCAATGATGCGGATAGTGTGAACCTTGATGGGTTGTTGAAGAAATAA